One Pseudomonas entomophila genomic window carries:
- the ccoP gene encoding cytochrome-c oxidase, cbb3-type subunit III, whose protein sequence is MTTFWSTYISVLTLGSLIGLTWLLLATRKGQSSDTTDQTMGHSFDGIEEYDNPLPKWWFWLFVGTLVFSVGYLILYPGLGNWKGILPGYENGWTQVDEWQKEMDKADAKFGPIFAKYAAMPVEDVAKDPQALKMGSRLFASNCSVCHGSDAKGSYGFPNLTDKDWRWGGEPETIKASIMNGRHGIMPGWATVIGEQGVADVAAFVLTNLDGRTLPADAKADPAKGKELFATNCVACHGPEGKGTPAMGAPNLTHPQAFIYGSSFAQLQQTIRYGRQGQMPAQHDIQGNDKVHLLAAYVYSLSQDQATETVTAK, encoded by the coding sequence ATGACCACCTTCTGGAGTACGTATATCAGCGTACTGACCCTCGGCAGCCTGATCGGCCTGACCTGGCTGCTGCTCGCCACCCGCAAGGGCCAGAGCAGCGACACCACCGACCAGACCATGGGCCACAGCTTCGATGGCATCGAGGAATACGACAACCCGCTGCCGAAATGGTGGTTCTGGCTGTTCGTCGGCACCCTGGTGTTCTCGGTGGGTTACCTGATCCTCTACCCGGGCCTGGGCAACTGGAAAGGCATCCTGCCCGGCTACGAGAACGGCTGGACCCAGGTGGACGAGTGGCAGAAAGAGATGGACAAGGCCGATGCCAAGTTCGGGCCGATCTTCGCCAAGTACGCCGCCATGCCGGTGGAGGACGTGGCCAAGGATCCGCAGGCGCTGAAGATGGGTAGCCGCCTGTTCGCCTCCAACTGCTCGGTATGCCACGGCTCGGACGCCAAGGGCTCCTACGGCTTCCCCAACCTGACCGACAAGGACTGGCGCTGGGGCGGCGAGCCGGAGACCATCAAGGCGTCGATCATGAACGGTCGCCACGGCATCATGCCAGGCTGGGCCACGGTGATCGGCGAGCAGGGCGTGGCCGATGTGGCAGCGTTCGTGCTGACCAACCTCGACGGCCGCACCCTGCCGGCGGATGCCAAGGCCGACCCGGCCAAGGGCAAGGAGCTGTTCGCCACCAACTGCGTGGCCTGCCACGGCCCTGAAGGCAAAGGTACCCCAGCCATGGGCGCGCCCAACCTGACCCACCCGCAGGCGTTCATCTACGGTTCGAGCTTCGCCCAGCTGCAGCAGACCATCCGTTACGGCCGTCAGGGCCAGATGCCGGCGCAGCATGACATCCAGGGCAACGACAAGGTCCACCTGCTGGCAGCCTATGTGTATAGCCTGTCGCAGGATCAGGCCACTGAAACAGTGACCGCCAAGTAA
- a CDS encoding cbb3-type cytochrome oxidase subunit 3, with amino-acid sequence MDIDIGMIRGLGTLVVMIAFIGLSLWVFNRRRDRDFAEARLLPFVDDRLPPAGQEPAAMRSTRQ; translated from the coding sequence ATGGACATCGACATCGGCATGATCCGTGGCCTGGGCACCCTGGTGGTGATGATCGCCTTCATCGGCCTCTCGCTCTGGGTGTTCAACCGTCGCCGCGACCGTGATTTCGCCGAAGCGCGCCTGCTGCCCTTCGTCGACGACCGCCTGCCCCCTGCCGGGCAGGAACCTGCTGCCATGAGGAGTACCCGGCAATGA
- the ccoO gene encoding cytochrome-c oxidase, cbb3-type subunit II has protein sequence MNHEVVEKNIGLMALLMVFAVSIGGLTQIVPLFFQDVTNKPVEGMKPYTALQLEGRDIYIREGCVGCHSQMVRPFRAETERYGHYSVAGESVWDHPFLWGSKRTGPDLARVGGRYSDDWHRAHLYNPRNVVPESKMPSYPWLVASQVDNSHTDVKMRALRTLGVPYTDDDIAGAKDAVKGKTEMDALVAYLQVLGTAIKNKR, from the coding sequence ATGAACCATGAAGTCGTTGAGAAAAACATAGGCCTGATGGCCCTGCTGATGGTGTTCGCCGTCAGCATCGGCGGCCTGACACAGATCGTCCCGCTGTTCTTCCAGGACGTCACCAACAAGCCGGTCGAGGGCATGAAGCCCTACACCGCCCTGCAACTCGAAGGCCGCGACATCTACATCCGCGAAGGCTGCGTGGGCTGCCACTCGCAGATGGTCCGGCCGTTCCGCGCCGAAACAGAACGCTACGGCCACTACTCGGTAGCTGGCGAGAGCGTATGGGACCACCCGTTCCTGTGGGGCTCCAAGCGTACCGGGCCGGACCTGGCCCGTGTCGGTGGCCGCTACTCGGACGACTGGCACCGCGCGCACCTGTACAACCCGCGCAACGTGGTGCCCGAGTCGAAGATGCCGTCCTACCCGTGGCTGGTGGCCAGCCAGGTCGACAACAGCCACACCGACGTCAAGATGCGCGCCCTGCGCACCTTGGGTGTGCCCTACACCGACGACGACATCGCCGGTGCCAAGGATGCTGTCAAAGGCAAGACCGAGATGGACGCACTGGTCGCCTACCTGCAGGTGCTCGGCACCGCGATCAAGAACAAGAGGTGA
- the ccoN gene encoding cytochrome-c oxidase, cbb3-type subunit I, whose amino-acid sequence MNTTSSTAYNYQVVRQFAIMTVVWGIVGMGLGVFIAAQLAWPALNLDLPWTSFGRLRPLHTNAVIFAFGGCALFATSYYSVQRTCQTTLFAPRLAAFTFWGWQLVILLAAISLPLGYTSTKEYAELEWPIDILITIVWVAYAVVFFGTLMKRNTKHIYVGNWFFGAFILTVAILHIVNNLEIPVSLTKSYSVYAGATDAMVQWWYGHNAVGFFLTAGFLGMMYYYVPKQAERPVYSYRLSIVHFWALITLYIWAGPHHLHYTALPDWAQSLGMIMSLVLLAPSWGGMINGMMTLSGAWHKLRSDPILRFLVVSLAFYGMSTFEGPMMAIKTVNALSHYTDWTIGHVHAGALGWVAMISIGALYHTIPKVFGKERMYSLGLINAHFWLATIGTVLYIASMWVNGIAQGLMWRAVNSDGTLTYSFVETLVASHPGFVVRFVGGAIFLSGMFLMAWNTWRTVRAPAAEQATANAQLA is encoded by the coding sequence ATGAACACAACCAGCAGTACCGCCTACAACTACCAGGTGGTCCGCCAATTCGCCATCATGACGGTGGTGTGGGGCATCGTCGGGATGGGGCTCGGCGTCTTCATTGCCGCCCAGCTCGCCTGGCCCGCCCTCAACCTTGACCTGCCGTGGACCAGCTTCGGCCGCCTGCGGCCCTTGCACACCAACGCGGTGATCTTCGCCTTCGGCGGCTGTGCCCTGTTCGCCACCTCGTATTATTCGGTGCAACGCACCTGCCAGACCACCCTGTTCGCGCCACGCCTGGCCGCGTTCACCTTCTGGGGCTGGCAACTGGTGATCCTGCTGGCGGCGATCAGCCTGCCGCTGGGCTACACCAGCACCAAGGAATACGCCGAACTGGAATGGCCGATCGACATCCTGATCACCATCGTCTGGGTCGCCTATGCCGTGGTGTTCTTCGGCACGCTGATGAAGCGCAACACCAAGCACATCTATGTGGGCAACTGGTTCTTTGGCGCCTTCATCCTGACCGTGGCGATCCTGCATATCGTCAACAACCTGGAAATACCGGTCAGCCTGACCAAGTCCTACTCGGTCTACGCTGGCGCCACCGACGCCATGGTGCAGTGGTGGTACGGGCATAACGCCGTGGGCTTCTTCCTCACCGCCGGCTTCCTGGGGATGATGTACTACTACGTACCGAAACAGGCCGAACGCCCGGTGTATTCGTATCGCCTGTCGATCGTGCACTTCTGGGCGCTGATCACCCTGTACATCTGGGCCGGCCCGCATCACCTGCACTACACCGCCCTGCCGGACTGGGCGCAGTCGCTGGGCATGATCATGTCGCTGGTGCTGCTGGCCCCGAGCTGGGGCGGCATGATCAACGGCATGATGACCCTGTCGGGTGCCTGGCACAAACTGCGCAGCGACCCGATCCTGCGCTTCCTGGTGGTGTCGCTGGCGTTCTACGGCATGTCCACCTTCGAAGGCCCGATGATGGCCATCAAGACCGTCAACGCCCTGTCCCACTACACCGACTGGACCATCGGCCACGTCCACGCCGGCGCCCTCGGCTGGGTGGCGATGATCTCCATCGGCGCGCTGTACCACACCATCCCGAAAGTGTTCGGCAAGGAGCGCATGTACAGCCTCGGGCTGATCAACGCGCACTTCTGGCTGGCCACCATCGGCACCGTGCTCTACATCGCCTCGATGTGGGTCAACGGCATCGCCCAGGGCCTGATGTGGCGCGCGGTCAACAGCGACGGCACGCTGACCTACTCGTTCGTCGAAACCCTGGTGGCCAGCCACCCCGGCTTCGTCGTGCGCTTCGTCGGCGGCGCGATCTTCCTCAGCGGCATGTTCCTGATGGCCTGGAACACCTGGCGCACCGTGCGTGCCCCCGCCGCCGAGCAAGCCACCGCCAACGCCCAGCTGGCTTGA
- a CDS encoding alpha/beta family hydrolase: protein MSNGQSAGIDGDQWAKIGNVPGLRCDPPRISADRGYRGCLILAHGAGAPMDSGFMEDMAQRLAGQGVGVVRFEFPYMAQRRVDGGRRPPNPQKVLLECWRNVYDQVRPLAAGPVAIGGKSMGGRMASLLADELGADALVCLGYPFYAVGKPEKPRVEHLAGLRTRTLIVQGERDALGNREAVEGYVLSPAIEVDWLAAADHDLKPLKVSGFSHEQHLQTAAERVAGFLS from the coding sequence ATGAGTAATGGGCAAAGTGCCGGTATTGACGGGGATCAATGGGCGAAGATCGGAAATGTCCCAGGCTTGCGCTGCGATCCTCCACGAATCTCGGCCGATCGCGGTTATCGCGGTTGCCTGATCCTGGCCCATGGCGCGGGTGCGCCGATGGACAGCGGGTTCATGGAGGACATGGCGCAAAGGCTGGCGGGGCAAGGGGTAGGGGTGGTGCGCTTCGAGTTTCCGTACATGGCCCAGCGCCGTGTCGACGGCGGCAGGCGGCCGCCCAATCCGCAGAAGGTGTTGCTGGAATGCTGGCGTAATGTATACGACCAGGTGCGACCATTGGCCGCAGGCCCTGTGGCCATTGGCGGCAAGTCCATGGGCGGGCGCATGGCCAGCCTGTTGGCCGATGAGCTGGGGGCCGATGCGTTGGTGTGCCTGGGGTATCCGTTCTATGCGGTGGGCAAGCCGGAGAAGCCGCGCGTCGAGCACCTGGCGGGGTTGCGCACGCGCACGCTGATCGTCCAGGGCGAGCGCGATGCCCTGGGCAACCGTGAGGCGGTGGAGGGGTATGTGCTATCGCCGGCGATCGAAGTGGACTGGCTGGCGGCGGCGGATCATGACCTGAAGCCGCTGAAGGTTTCCGGGTTCAGCCATGAGCAGCATCTGCAGACGGCGGCTGAGCGGGTGGCGGGATTTCTCTCATGA
- a CDS encoding pyrimidine/purine nucleoside phosphorylase yields MFKVNEYFDGTVKSIAFEGQEGPATVGVMAPGEYEFGTAKREIMHVVCGALTVKLPGSDNWEKFAAGSQFNVPADSKFQLKVAVDTAYLCEYRD; encoded by the coding sequence ATGTTCAAGGTCAATGAATACTTCGATGGCACCGTCAAGTCGATCGCCTTCGAAGGCCAGGAAGGTCCGGCCACCGTGGGCGTGATGGCCCCGGGCGAATACGAGTTCGGCACCGCCAAGCGCGAGATCATGCACGTGGTCTGCGGCGCCCTGACCGTCAAGCTGCCGGGCAGCGACAACTGGGAGAAGTTCGCGGCAGGCAGCCAGTTCAACGTGCCGGCCGACAGCAAGTTCCAGCTGAAGGTGGCTGTAGACACCGCCTACCTGTGCGAGTACCGCGACTAA
- a CDS encoding exonuclease domain-containing protein, with the protein MGHWLVIDLEATTDDGGWPVTEMEIIEIGASLVTREGREVDHFQRFVRPRRRPQLTPFCRELTHISQADVDNAAPFSEVWGQFERWLVNHQAQLQAWVSWGDYDRKQLLQEWQLHHVDSLLLQLPHINLKQRFAKARHLQRPAGLNSALQLAGLQFSGQQHRALEDARNTARLLPLSLPVGGA; encoded by the coding sequence ATGGGCCACTGGTTGGTGATCGACCTGGAAGCTACCACCGATGACGGCGGCTGGCCGGTCACGGAGATGGAAATCATAGAAATCGGCGCAAGCCTGGTCACCCGCGAAGGCCGCGAGGTCGACCACTTCCAGCGCTTCGTGCGGCCCCGGCGGCGGCCGCAGCTGACGCCGTTCTGCCGCGAGCTGACCCATATCAGCCAGGCCGACGTCGACAACGCCGCGCCGTTCAGCGAGGTCTGGGGGCAGTTCGAGCGTTGGCTGGTGAACCACCAGGCGCAACTGCAGGCCTGGGTGAGCTGGGGCGACTACGATCGCAAGCAGCTGCTGCAGGAGTGGCAGTTGCATCATGTCGACAGCCTGTTGCTGCAACTGCCACACATCAACCTCAAGCAGCGCTTCGCCAAGGCCCGCCACCTGCAACGGCCAGCGGGGCTGAACAGCGCCCTGCAACTGGCCGGGCTGCAGTTCTCCGGGCAGCAGCATCGGGCCCTGGAGGATGCCCGCAACACGGCACGCCTGCTACCCCTGAGCCTGCCGGTTGGCGGCGCCTGA
- a CDS encoding substrate-binding periplasmic protein has product MIPLPRLKVSSSLLLFAALLLSAVARADEAVEVKIGAAHFPPYTVRPEQGADTGLLPQLVEALNKLQPGYRFVLVPTSIPRRFGDFQQGRTDMAIFENPQWGWQGIAHKAVDMGLEDAEIFVARPQPGRDQHYFDDLEGKHLALFNGYHYAFAHFNADPAYLKEHYRAALTYSHDSNLSMVERGRADIALVTRSYLSDFLKRNPQSEGQLMASKRVDQVYHHYALLRPDAPISPEAFAALMRRLRENGELLRIFQPYQITVEKPHD; this is encoded by the coding sequence TTGATCCCACTGCCCCGCCTCAAGGTGTCGTCCTCCCTGCTGCTGTTCGCCGCGTTGTTGCTCAGTGCCGTGGCCCGGGCCGACGAGGCGGTCGAGGTGAAGATCGGCGCGGCGCATTTCCCGCCCTACACCGTACGCCCGGAGCAGGGTGCCGACACGGGCCTGCTGCCGCAACTGGTCGAGGCACTGAACAAGCTGCAACCCGGGTACCGCTTCGTGCTGGTGCCCACTTCGATTCCGCGGCGCTTCGGTGACTTCCAGCAGGGGCGCACCGACATGGCGATCTTCGAGAACCCGCAATGGGGGTGGCAGGGGATCGCGCACAAGGCGGTGGACATGGGGCTCGAGGATGCCGAGATCTTCGTGGCCCGGCCGCAACCCGGGCGCGACCAGCATTATTTTGACGACCTGGAAGGCAAGCACCTGGCGCTGTTCAACGGCTACCATTACGCTTTTGCCCATTTCAACGCTGACCCAGCGTATCTGAAGGAGCACTACCGCGCGGCACTGACCTATTCCCACGACAGCAACCTGTCCATGGTCGAGCGTGGGCGTGCCGACATCGCCCTGGTCACCCGCTCGTATCTGAGCGACTTCCTCAAGCGCAATCCGCAGAGCGAGGGCCAGTTGATGGCCTCGAAGCGGGTCGACCAGGTCTACCATCACTACGCCTTGCTGCGCCCCGACGCGCCGATCAGCCCTGAAGCATTTGCCGCGCTGATGCGTCGTCTGCGCGAGAACGGTGAATTGCTGCGCATCTTCCAGCCTTACCAGATCACCGTGGAAAAACCCCACGACTAA
- a CDS encoding GNAT family N-acetyltransferase yields the protein MPFDAASQPSCAPRWHSLQADEGDCRLSLTLEGRPLIQVRLVAAARLEVHLEQLCPQRPEQALWAACYWLLCRDPACQRLAWQLPQPIPQALASGLLVAGERPGEYFCERTLFWQLPQPWLGKSAAGAYPQQMQISNGKRHPRRGPKPRGEVYRRFDARLGAWVSLRTLEIDHDLERFNRWQNNPRVVHFWQEGGSLAQHREYLAKLEADPHTLTLIGCFDDEPFAYFEAYWAKEDRIAPFYPADDYDRGIHMLVGEEAHRGPHKVASWLSALVHYLFLDDPRTQRVVAEPRADNGKMIGYMHDQCFHCEKEFDFPHKRAALMILGRERFFERCKLV from the coding sequence ATGCCGTTCGATGCCGCTTCGCAGCCTTCTTGCGCCCCCCGCTGGCACAGCCTGCAGGCCGACGAGGGCGATTGCCGCCTGAGCCTGACCCTTGAAGGCCGCCCGTTGATCCAGGTGCGTCTGGTGGCGGCAGCCCGACTTGAAGTCCACCTCGAGCAGCTCTGCCCGCAGCGCCCGGAGCAGGCGTTGTGGGCGGCCTGCTACTGGTTGCTGTGCCGTGACCCGGCCTGCCAGCGACTGGCCTGGCAACTGCCGCAACCGATACCGCAGGCGCTGGCTAGCGGGTTGTTGGTGGCCGGTGAGCGGCCGGGCGAATATTTCTGCGAGCGCACCCTGTTCTGGCAGTTGCCCCAGCCTTGGCTGGGCAAGTCCGCTGCCGGGGCCTACCCCCAGCAGATGCAGATCAGCAACGGCAAGCGCCACCCCCGGCGCGGGCCCAAGCCTCGGGGTGAGGTATACCGGCGTTTCGATGCGCGCCTTGGGGCCTGGGTGTCACTGCGCACCCTGGAAATCGACCACGACCTCGAGCGATTCAACCGCTGGCAGAACAATCCACGGGTCGTGCACTTCTGGCAGGAAGGTGGCTCGCTCGCCCAGCATCGCGAGTACCTGGCCAAGCTGGAAGCCGATCCGCATACCCTGACCCTGATCGGTTGTTTCGATGACGAGCCCTTTGCCTACTTCGAGGCCTACTGGGCCAAGGAGGACCGCATCGCACCGTTCTATCCGGCCGACGACTACGATCGTGGCATCCACATGCTGGTGGGGGAGGAGGCGCACCGCGGCCCGCACAAGGTGGCCAGCTGGTTGTCGGCGCTGGTTCACTACCTGTTCCTCGACGATCCGCGTACCCAGCGCGTGGTGGCCGAGCCGCGGGCCGACAATGGCAAGATGATCGGCTATATGCACGACCAGTGCTTCCACTGCGAGAAGGAGTTCGATTTCCCGCACAAGCGGGCGGCGCTGATGATTCTGGGGCGGGAGCGCTTCTTCGAACGTTGCAAGTTGGTGTGA
- a CDS encoding RNA polymerase factor sigma-70 has product MAEQLSTSKCDSPLLQAFVDNRGILVKIAARITGCRSRAEDVVQDAFFRLSAAPQITSSFKAQLSYLFQIVRNLAIDHYRKQAMELKYSGSEEEGLNVVIQNASPEATHINLATLEHIADALNELPQRTRYAFEMYRLHGVPQKDIAKELGVSPTLVNFMIRDALIHCRKSSRLG; this is encoded by the coding sequence ATGGCGGAACAACTATCCACAAGTAAGTGCGATTCACCACTGCTCCAGGCGTTCGTCGACAACCGCGGCATCCTGGTCAAGATCGCCGCGCGCATCACCGGTTGCCGGTCCCGCGCCGAGGATGTGGTGCAGGACGCCTTCTTCCGGCTCAGCGCCGCCCCGCAGATCACCTCGTCGTTCAAGGCCCAGCTCAGCTACCTGTTCCAGATCGTGCGCAACCTGGCCATCGACCACTACCGCAAGCAGGCCATGGAGCTGAAATACTCGGGCAGCGAAGAGGAAGGGCTTAACGTGGTCATCCAGAACGCCTCGCCCGAAGCCACCCATATCAACCTCGCCACCCTCGAGCACATCGCCGACGCCCTCAACGAACTGCCCCAGCGCACCCGCTACGCCTTCGAGATGTACCGCCTGCACGGGGTACCGCAGAAGGATATCGCCAAGGAGCTGGGGGTGTCGCCGACGCTGGTCAACTTCATGATCCGTGATGCACTGATCCATTGCCGCAAGAGCAGTCGCCTGGGCTGA